The DNA region CTATACCTTCACCTGGGGCTGTTCCTTCACCTGGTGCTATACCTTCACCTGGGGCTGTTCCTTTACCTGGTGCTGTTCCTTCACCTGGTGCTGTTCCTTCACCTGGGGCTGTTCCTTCACCTGGTGCTATACTTTCACCTGGGGCTGTTCCTTCACCTGGTGCTATACCTTCACCTGGGGCTGTTCCTTCACCTGGTGCTATACCTTCACCTGGGGCTGTTCCTTTACCTGGTGCTGTTCCTTCACCTGGGGCTGTTCCTTCACCTGGGGCTGTTCCTTCACCTGGTGCTATACCTTCACCTGGTGCTGTTCCTTCACCTGGCACTATACCTTCACTTGGTGCTATTTCTTTGCCCGTGTCTGTGCCTGTTGGTGGGGTCGTAATTTGTTCCTCACCTACGCCCTGTTCTTGATTTGTTGGGGCATCGTTTGCAACACATGAGGGCGTAACATCTGCACCTGAGGAGCAGCTTGTGCACTGAAAAGGATCATTTCCAGGTTTATAACAACGGAAGATGTTGTCAAGCCCAAGTTTAGCTACCCCAAGTTGTTTAAAGGATTCAGCCAGTTGAGACTTGTTTGCGGTAGGAACATCAACTACTTTAGAAAACACAAATGCATAACCTTTCCAGTTCTGAATGACATCGTTTATCTTGCCAGTGATGTTGTCCTCATTGGCACTTGGGGACTCTTCAGAGTAGATGACGAGGAAattaccctgactgctgttgaTGAGGGGTTGCATGTTTTCTAGAACACGTGATAGTGCCTTTGAACCTGTTGCTGCCAATATCCTGGTGCCTTGGTACACTTCACCCTTTGAAACAGTTTGTTTCACTGTGTCTGCAGGGTCACCCTGAAAGACCTGCTGAAGATTATTTATGTCTTGGTCCTGTGGGATGTTCGCTGTCAGACTGAAGGTGTCACCTAGGTCATACCTGCCAAGGGAAAACATTGAATGAATATTGCAGTTTCAAGTTAATgtgtcaaaataataatattcaCAACAATTACAGAGGAGCAGTTGTTGGCAGTAaaaatcttaaagggatagtttgacaGTAGGGTTGTACTGGGTACTCCACAGACAGTATATAAtaaacagtagatgtcagttggcaccTCCGCAGTATGGAGGAGCAGGCTGGGGACCGAAACTGAAGTtaagcaatctactgctgtggaggggtcagcaacaaaacgtattttaaccacctaaaaaagtcccatctgaaataatcattgtcagtttaagtgtatgctatgtGTAATGTCAGACTGTGATTTCTAACGGGAATATGAAGCCATTCTGTtcctctcttcaaagccagactccattgagaaaaacagtgattttacattgctgaacacaagagctgctggtctactgctgcctcgatcagttagctCGTTTGTactgttgtgtgactttggtgtttaaaatggttagttcagattcaccaaagtcacacaataacacaaactaactgattgaagcagcagtagaccagcagctcctgtgttcagcaagctaaaatgactgtttttctgaagagagcatagatggggaaatAAAGTCATTCACGGCTTACCCCTTGAAAAGAGCTGTCTAGCGGAAAGGTGAAGATgggaaaatactctcaatatagcatacacttaaacttatATTGATTTTcctttaggtggctaaaaaatattttgtcactGCCCCCATTCACAGCAATACATTGCTTAACTTCGGTGTCTTACATGCCCgcttctctaaactgggggcatgctgactgTCATCTACAGTACTTTAGGTAGTACActtgactatggataagtgtCTTAAACAACCCCACTACAAAa from Epinephelus fuscoguttatus linkage group LG3, E.fuscoguttatus.final_Chr_v1 includes:
- the LOC125886358 gene encoding translation initiation factor IF-2-like isoform X13, producing MAGLCWTAVVLALFLSTGRSSAAVDQNWLTSVIEGIKKEYDLGDTFSLTANIPQDQDINNLQQVFQGDPADTVKQTVSKGEVYQGTRILAATGSKALSRVLENMQPLINSSQGNFLVIYSEESPSANEDNITGKINDVIQNWKGYAFVFSKVVDVPTANKSQLAESFKQLGVAKLGLDNIFRCYKPGNDPFQCTSCSSGADVTPSCVANDAPTNQEQGVGEEQITTPPTGTDTGKEIAPSEGIVPGEGTAPGEGIAPGEGTAPGEGTAPGEGTAPGKGTAPGEGIAPGEGTAPGEGIAPGEGTAPGESIAPGEGTAPGEGTAPGEGTAPGEGTAPGEGIAPGEGTAPGKGTAPGVSRHGKGGKIRRQCKRRGGCKRRGRGRRGKGGKVRRQSKRKGGKRRGVRRRGRGGKIRRQRKRKGGKRRGVRRRGRGGKIGRQRKRKGGKRRGVRRRGRGGKIRRQRKRKGGKRRGVRRRGRGGKVKRRSMLKRGKRRRGGRRGKAGRVRTGRKQKRGGRGRGWGKPRGGRRSKGKGWGMGRSRGKRRGGGRSRSKRRGRRSWGLQ
- the LOC125886358 gene encoding translation initiation factor IF-2-like isoform X11; its protein translation is MAGLCWTAVVLALFLSTGRSSAAVDQNWLTSVIEGIKKEYDLGDTFSLTANIPQDQDINNLQQVFQGDPADTVKQTVSKGEVYQGTRILAATGSKALSRVLENMQPLINSSQGNFLVIYSEESPSANEDNITGKINDVIQNWKGYAFVFSKVVDVPTANKSQLAESFKQLGVAKLGLDNIFRCYKPGNDPFQCTSCSSGADVTPSCVANDAPTNQEQGVGEEQITTPPTGTDTGKEIAPSEGIVPGEGTAPGEGIAPGEGTAPGEGTAPGEGTAPGKGTAPGEGIAPGEGTAPGEGIAPGEGTAPGKGTAPGEGIAPGEGTAPGEGIAPGKGTAPGEGTAPGEGIAPGEGTAPGKGTAPGVSRHGKGGKIRRQCKRRGGCKRRGRGRRGKGGKVRRQSKRKGGKRRGVRRRGRGGKIRRQRKRKGGKRRGVRRRGRGGKIGRQRKRKGGKRRGVRRRGRGGKIRRQRKRKGGKRRGVRRRGRGGKVKRRSMLKRGKRRRGGRRGKAGRVRTGRKQKRGGRGRGWGKPRGGRRSKGKGWGMGRSRGKRRGGGRSRSKRRGRRSWGLQ
- the LOC125886358 gene encoding translation initiation factor IF-2-like isoform X28 encodes the protein MAGLCWTAVVLALFLSTGRSSAAVDQNWLTSVIEGIKKEYDLGDTFSLTANIPQDQDINNLQQVFQGDPADTVKQTVSKGEVYQGTRILAATGSKALSRVLENMQPLINSSQGNFLVIYSEESPSANEDNITGKINDVIQNWKGYAFVFSKVVDVPTANKSQLAESFKQLGVAKLGLDNIFRCYKPGNDPFQCTSCSSGADVTPSCVANDAPTNQEQGVGEEQITTPPTGTDTGKEIAPSEGIVPGEGTAPGEGIAPGEGTAPGEGTAPGEGTAPGKGTAPGEGIAPGEGTAPGEGIAPGEGTAPGESIAPGEGTAPGEGTAPGEGTAPGKGTAPGEGIAPGEGTAPGEGIAPGKGTAPGEGTAPGEGIAPGEGTAPGKGTAPGVSRHGKGGKIRRQCKRRGGCKRRGRGRRGKGGKVRRQSKRKGGKRRGVRRRGRGGKVKRRSMLKRGKRRRGGRRGKAGRVRTGRKQKRGGRGRGWGKPRGGRRSKGKGWGMGRSRGKRRGGGRSRSKRRGRRSWGLQ
- the LOC125886358 gene encoding translation initiation factor IF-2-like isoform X5; this encodes MAGLCWTAVVLALFLSTGRSSAAVDQNWLTSVIEGIKKEYDLGDTFSLTANIPQDQDINNLQQVFQGDPADTVKQTVSKGEVYQGTRILAATGSKALSRVLENMQPLINSSQGNFLVIYSEESPSANEDNITGKINDVIQNWKGYAFVFSKVVDVPTANKSQLAESFKQLGVAKLGLDNIFRCYKPGNDPFQCTSCSSGADVTPSCVANDAPTNQEQGVGEEQITTPPTGTDTGKEIAPSEGIVPGEGTAPGEGIAPGEGTAPGEGTAPGEGTAPGEGIAPGEGTAPGESIAPGEGTAPGEGTAPGEGTAPGKGTAPGEGIAPGEGTAPGEGIAPGKGTAPGEGTAPGEGIAPGEGTAPGKGTAPGVSRHGKGGKIRRQCKRRGGCKRRGRGRRGKGGKVRRQSKRKGGKRRGVRRRGRGGKIRRQRKRKGGKRRGVRRRGRGGKIGRQRKRKGGKRRGVRRRGRGGKIRRQRKRKGGKRRGVRRRGRGGKVKRRSMLKRGKRRRGGRRGKAGRVRTGRKQKRGGRGRGWGKPRGGRRSKGKGWGMGRSRGKRRGGGRSRSKRRGRRSWGLQ
- the LOC125886358 gene encoding translation initiation factor IF-2-like isoform X21, translating into MAGLCWTAVVLALFLSTGRSSAAVDQNWLTSVIEGIKKEYDLGDTFSLTANIPQDQDINNLQQVFQGDPADTVKQTVSKGEVYQGTRILAATGSKALSRVLENMQPLINSSQGNFLVIYSEESPSANEDNITGKINDVIQNWKGYAFVFSKVVDVPTANKSQLAESFKQLGVAKLGLDNIFRCYKPGNDPFQCTSCSSGADVTPSCVANDAPTNQEQGVGEEQITTPPTGTDTGKEIAPSEGIVPGEGTAPGEGIAPGEGTAPGEGTAPGEGTAPGKGTAPGEGIAPGEGTAPGEGIAPGEGTAPGEGTAPGEGTAPGEGTAPGEGIAPGEGTAPGKGTAPGVSRHGKGGKIRRQCKRRGGCKRRGRGRRGKGGKVRRQSKRKGGKRRGVRRRGRGGKIRRQRKRKGGKRRGVRRRGRGGKIGRQRKRKGGKRRGVRRRGRGGKIRRQRKRKGGKRRGVRRRGRGGKVKRRSMLKRGKRRRGGRRGKAGRVRTGRKQKRGGRGRGWGKPRGGRRSKGKGWGMGRSRGKRRGGGRSRSKRRGRRSWGLQ
- the LOC125886358 gene encoding translation initiation factor IF-2-like isoform X23, whose protein sequence is MAGLCWTAVVLALFLSTGRSSAAVDQNWLTSVIEGIKKEYDLGDTFSLTANIPQDQDINNLQQVFQGDPADTVKQTVSKGEVYQGTRILAATGSKALSRVLENMQPLINSSQGNFLVIYSEESPSANEDNITGKINDVIQNWKGYAFVFSKVVDVPTANKSQLAESFKQLGVAKLGLDNIFRCYKPGNDPFQCTSCSSGADVTPSCVANDAPTNQEQGVGEEQITTPPTGTDTGKEIAPSEGIVPGEGTAPGEGIAPGEGTAPGEGTAPGEGTAPGKGTAPGEGIAPGEGTAPGEGIAPGEGTAPGEGTAPGEGTAPGEGIAPGEGTAPGKGTAPGVSRHGKGGKIRRQCKRRGGCKRRGRGRRGKGGKVRRQSKRKGGKRRGVRRRGRGGKIRRQRKRKGGKRRGVRRRGRGGKIGRQRKRKGGKRRGVRRRGRGGKIRRQRKRKGGKRRGVRRRGRGGKVKRRSMLKRGKRRRGGRRGKAGRVRTGRKQKRGGRGRGWGKPRGGRRSKGKGWGMGRSRGKRRGGGRSRSKRRGRRSWGLQ
- the LOC125886358 gene encoding translation initiation factor IF-2-like isoform X9 codes for the protein MAGLCWTAVVLALFLSTGRSSAAVDQNWLTSVIEGIKKEYDLGDTFSLTANIPQDQDINNLQQVFQGDPADTVKQTVSKGEVYQGTRILAATGSKALSRVLENMQPLINSSQGNFLVIYSEESPSANEDNITGKINDVIQNWKGYAFVFSKVVDVPTANKSQLAESFKQLGVAKLGLDNIFRCYKPGNDPFQCTSCSSGADVTPSCVANDAPTNQEQGVGEEQITTPPTGTDTGKEIAPSEGIVPGEGTAPGEGIAPGEGTAPGEGTAPGEGTAPGKGTAPGEGIAPGEGTAPGEGIAPGEGTAPGESIAPGEGTAPGEGTAPGEGTAPGKGTAPGEGTAPGEGIAPGEGTAPGKGTAPGVSRHGKGGKIRRQCKRRGGCKRRGRGRRGKGGKVRRQSKRKGGKRRGVRRRGRGGKIRRQRKRKGGKRRGVRRRGRGGKIGRQRKRKGGKRRGVRRRGRGGKIRRQRKRKGGKRRGVRRRGRGGKVKRRSMLKRGKRRRGGRRGKAGRVRTGRKQKRGGRGRGWGKPRGGRRSKGKGWGMGRSRGKRRGGGRSRSKRRGRRSWGLQ
- the LOC125886358 gene encoding translation initiation factor IF-2-like isoform X4; the protein is MAGLCWTAVVLALFLSTGRSSAAVDQNWLTSVIEGIKKEYDLGDTFSLTANIPQDQDINNLQQVFQGDPADTVKQTVSKGEVYQGTRILAATGSKALSRVLENMQPLINSSQGNFLVIYSEESPSANEDNITGKINDVIQNWKGYAFVFSKVVDVPTANKSQLAESFKQLGVAKLGLDNIFRCYKPGNDPFQCTSCSSGADVTPSCVANDAPTNQEQGVGEEQITTPPTGTDTGKEIAPSEGIVPGEGTAPGEGIAPGEGTAPGEGTAPGEGTAPGKGTAPGEGIAPGEGTAPGEGIAPGEGTAPGEGTAPGEGTAPGKGTAPGEGIAPGEGTAPGEGIAPGKGTAPGEGTAPGEGIAPGEGTAPGKGTAPGVSRHGKGGKIRRQCKRRGGCKRRGRGRRGKGGKVRRQSKRKGGKRRGVRRRGRGGKIRRQRKRKGGKRRGVRRRGRGGKIGRQRKRKGGKRRGVRRRGRGGKIRRQRKRKGGKRRGVRRRGRGGKVKRRSMLKRGKRRRGGRRGKAGRVRTGRKQKRGGRGRGWGKPRGGRRSKGKGWGMGRSRGKRRGGGRSRSKRRGRRSWGLQ
- the LOC125886358 gene encoding translation initiation factor IF-2-like isoform X10 yields the protein MAGLCWTAVVLALFLSTGRSSAAVDQNWLTSVIEGIKKEYDLGDTFSLTANIPQDQDINNLQQVFQGDPADTVKQTVSKGEVYQGTRILAATGSKALSRVLENMQPLINSSQGNFLVIYSEESPSANEDNITGKINDVIQNWKGYAFVFSKVVDVPTANKSQLAESFKQLGVAKLGLDNIFRCYKPGNDPFQCTSCSSGADVTPSCVANDAPTNQEQGVGEEQITTPPTGTDTGKEIAPSEGIVPGEGTAPGEGIAPGEGTAPGEGTAPGEGTAPGKGTAPGEGIAPGEGTAPGEGIAPGEGTAPGESIAPGEGTAPGEGTAPGEGIAPGKGTAPGEGTAPGEGIAPGEGTAPGKGTAPGVSRHGKGGKIRRQCKRRGGCKRRGRGRRGKGGKVRRQSKRKGGKRRGVRRRGRGGKIRRQRKRKGGKRRGVRRRGRGGKIGRQRKRKGGKRRGVRRRGRGGKIRRQRKRKGGKRRGVRRRGRGGKVKRRSMLKRGKRRRGGRRGKAGRVRTGRKQKRGGRGRGWGKPRGGRRSKGKGWGMGRSRGKRRGGGRSRSKRRGRRSWGLQ
- the LOC125886358 gene encoding uncharacterized protein LOC125886358 isoform X1, with product MAGLCWTAVVLALFLSTGRSSAAVDQNWLTSVIEGIKKEYDLGDTFSLTANIPQDQDINNLQQVFQGDPADTVKQTVSKGEVYQGTRILAATGSKALSRVLENMQPLINSSQGNFLVIYSEESPSANEDNITGKINDVIQNWKGYAFVFSKVVDVPTANKSQLAESFKQLGVAKLGLDNIFRCYKPGNDPFQCTSCSSGADVTPSCVANDAPTNQEQGVGEEQITTPPTGTDTGKEIAPSEGIVPGEGTAPGEGIAPGEGTAPGEGTAPGEGTAPGKGTAPGEGIAPGEGTAPGEGIAPGEGTAPGESIAPGEGTAPGEGTAPGEGTAPGKGTAPGEGIAPGEGTAPGEGIAPGKGTAPGEGTAPGEGIAPGEGTAPGKGTAPGVSRHGKGGKIRRQCKRRGGCKRRGRGRRGKGGKVRRQSKRKGGKRRGVRRRGRGGKIRRQRKRKGGKRRGVRRRGRGGKIGRQRKRKGGKRRGVRRRGRGGKIRRQRKRKGGKRRGVRRRGRGGKVKRRSMLKRGKRRRGGRRGKAGRVRTGRKQKRGGRGRGWGKPRGGRRSKGKGWGMGRSRGKRRGGGRSRSKRRGRRSWGLQ
- the LOC125886358 gene encoding translation initiation factor IF-2-like isoform X2, with translation MAGLCWTAVVLALFLSTGRSSAAVDQNWLTSVIEGIKKEYDLGDTFSLTANIPQDQDINNLQQVFQGDPADTVKQTVSKGEVYQGTRILAATGSKALSRVLENMQPLINSSQGNFLVIYSEESPSANEDNITGKINDVIQNWKGYAFVFSKVVDVPTANKSQLAESFKQLGVAKLGLDNIFRCYKPGNDPFQCTSCSSGADVTPSCVANDAPTNQEQGVGEEQITTPPTGTDTGKEIAPSEGIVPGEGTAPGEGIAPGEGTAPGEGTAPGEGTAPGEGTAPGEGIAPGEGTAPGESIAPGEGTAPGEGTAPGEGTAPGKGTAPGEGIAPGEGTAPGEGIAPGKGTAPGEGTAPGEGIAPGEGTAPGKGTAPGVSRHGKGGKIRRQCKRRGGCKRRGRGRRGKGGKVRRQSKRKGGKRRGVRRRGRGGKIRRQRKRKGGKRRGVRRRGRGGKIGRQRKRKGGKRRGVRRRGRGGKIRRQRKRKGGKRRGVRRRGRGGKVKRRSMLKRGKRRRGGRRGKAGRVRTGRKQKRGGRGRGWGKPRGGRRSKGKGWGMGRSRGKRRGGGRSRSKRRGRRSWGLQ
- the LOC125886358 gene encoding translation initiation factor IF-2-like isoform X3 — its product is MAGLCWTAVVLALFLSTGRSSAAVDQNWLTSVIEGIKKEYDLGDTFSLTANIPQDQDINNLQQVFQGDPADTVKQTVSKGEVYQGTRILAATGSKALSRVLENMQPLINSSQGNFLVIYSEESPSANEDNITGKINDVIQNWKGYAFVFSKVVDVPTANKSQLAESFKQLGVAKLGLDNIFRCYKPGNDPFQCTSCSSGADVTPSCVANDAPTNQEQGVGEEQITTPPTGTDTGKEIAPSEGIVPGEGTAPGEGIAPGEGTAPGEGTAPGEGTAPGKGTAPGEGIAPGEGTAPGEGIAPGEGTAPGESIAPGEGTAPGEGTAPGEGTAPGEGTAPGEGIAPGKGTAPGEGTAPGEGIAPGEGTAPGKGTAPGVSRHGKGGKIRRQCKRRGGCKRRGRGRRGKGGKVRRQSKRKGGKRRGVRRRGRGGKIRRQRKRKGGKRRGVRRRGRGGKIGRQRKRKGGKRRGVRRRGRGGKIRRQRKRKGGKRRGVRRRGRGGKVKRRSMLKRGKRRRGGRRGKAGRVRTGRKQKRGGRGRGWGKPRGGRRSKGKGWGMGRSRGKRRGGGRSRSKRRGRRSWGLQ
- the LOC125886358 gene encoding translation initiation factor IF-2-like isoform X14 — its product is MAGLCWTAVVLALFLSTGRSSAAVDQNWLTSVIEGIKKEYDLGDTFSLTANIPQDQDINNLQQVFQGDPADTVKQTVSKGEVYQGTRILAATGSKALSRVLENMQPLINSSQGNFLVIYSEESPSANEDNITGKINDVIQNWKGYAFVFSKVVDVPTANKSQLAESFKQLGVAKLGLDNIFRCYKPGNDPFQCTSCSSGADVTPSCVANDAPTNQEQGVGEEQITTPPTGTDTGKEIAPSEGIVPGEGTAPGEGIAPGEGTAPGEGTAPGEGTAPGKGTAPGEGIAPGEGTAPGEGIAPGEGTAPGESIAPGEGTAPGEGTAPGKGTAPGEGTAPGEGIAPGEGTAPGKGTAPGVSRHGKGGKIRRQCKRRGGCKRRGRGRRGKGGKVRRQSKRKGGKRRGVRRRGRGGKIRRQRKRKGGKRRGVRRRGRGGKIGRQRKRKGGKRRGVRRRGRGGKIRRQRKRKGGKRRGVRRRGRGGKVKRRSMLKRGKRRRGGRRGKAGRVRTGRKQKRGGRGRGWGKPRGGRRSKGKGWGMGRSRGKRRGGGRSRSKRRGRRSWGLQ
- the LOC125886358 gene encoding translation initiation factor IF-2-like isoform X8 encodes the protein MAGLCWTAVVLALFLSTGRSSAAVDQNWLTSVIEGIKKEYDLGDTFSLTANIPQDQDINNLQQVFQGDPADTVKQTVSKGEVYQGTRILAATGSKALSRVLENMQPLINSSQGNFLVIYSEESPSANEDNITGKINDVIQNWKGYAFVFSKVVDVPTANKSQLAESFKQLGVAKLGLDNIFRCYKPGNDPFQCTSCSSGADVTPSCVANDAPTNQEQGVGEEQITTPPTGTDTGKEIAPSEGIVPGEGTAPGEGIAPGEGTAPGEGTAPGEGTAPGKGTAPGEGIAPGEGTAPGEGIAPGEGTAPGESIAPGEGTAPGEGTAPGEGTAPGKGTAPGEGIAPGEGTAPGEGIAPGKGTAPGEGTAPGEGIAPGEGTAPGKGTAPGVSRHGKGGKIRRQCKRRGGCKRRGRGRRGKGGKVRRQSKRKGGKRRGVRRRGRGGKIRRQRKRKGGKRRGVRRRGRGGKIRRQRKRKGGKRRGVRRRGRGGKVKRRSMLKRGKRRRGGRRGKAGRVRTGRKQKRGGRGRGWGKPRGGRRSKGKGWGMGRSRGKRRGGGRSRSKRRGRRSWGLQ
- the LOC125886358 gene encoding translation initiation factor IF-2-like isoform X17, giving the protein MAGLCWTAVVLALFLSTGRSSAAVDQNWLTSVIEGIKKEYDLGDTFSLTANIPQDQDINNLQQVFQGDPADTVKQTVSKGEVYQGTRILAATGSKALSRVLENMQPLINSSQGNFLVIYSEESPSANEDNITGKINDVIQNWKGYAFVFSKVVDVPTANKSQLAESFKQLGVAKLGLDNIFRCYKPGNDPFQCTSCSSGADVTPSCVANDAPTNQEQGVGEEQITTPPTGTDTGKEIAPSEGIVPGEGTAPGEGIAPGEGTAPGEGTAPGEGTAPGKGTAPGEGIAPGEGTAPGEGIAPGEGTAPGEGTAPGEGTAPGKGTAPGEGTAPGEGIAPGEGTAPGKGTAPGVSRHGKGGKIRRQCKRRGGCKRRGRGRRGKGGKVRRQSKRKGGKRRGVRRRGRGGKIRRQRKRKGGKRRGVRRRGRGGKIGRQRKRKGGKRRGVRRRGRGGKIRRQRKRKGGKRRGVRRRGRGGKVKRRSMLKRGKRRRGGRRGKAGRVRTGRKQKRGGRGRGWGKPRGGRRSKGKGWGMGRSRGKRRGGGRSRSKRRGRRSWGLQ
- the LOC125886358 gene encoding translation initiation factor IF-2-like isoform X6, whose amino-acid sequence is MAGLCWTAVVLALFLSTGRSSAAVDQNWLTSVIEGIKKEYDLGDTFSLTANIPQDQDINNLQQVFQGDPADTVKQTVSKGEVYQGTRILAATGSKALSRVLENMQPLINSSQGNFLVIYSEESPSANEDNITGKINDVIQNWKGYAFVFSKVVDVPTANKSQLAESFKQLGVAKLGLDNIFRCYKPGNDPFQCTSCSSGADVTPSCVANDAPTNQEQGVGEEQITTPPTGTDTGKEIAPSEGIVPGEGTAPGEGIAPGEGTAPGEGTAPGEGTAPGKGTAPGEGIAPGEGTAPGEGIAPGEGTAPGEGTAPGKGTAPGEGIAPGEGTAPGEGIAPGKGTAPGEGTAPGEGIAPGEGTAPGKGTAPGVSRHGKGGKIRRQCKRRGGCKRRGRGRRGKGGKVRRQSKRKGGKRRGVRRRGRGGKIRRQRKRKGGKRRGVRRRGRGGKIGRQRKRKGGKRRGVRRRGRGGKIRRQRKRKGGKRRGVRRRGRGGKVKRRSMLKRGKRRRGGRRGKAGRVRTGRKQKRGGRGRGWGKPRGGRRSKGKGWGMGRSRGKRRGGGRSRSKRRGRRSWGLQ
- the LOC125886358 gene encoding translation initiation factor IF-2-like isoform X16, producing the protein MAGLCWTAVVLALFLSTGRSSAAVDQNWLTSVIEGIKKEYDLGDTFSLTANIPQDQDINNLQQVFQGDPADTVKQTVSKGEVYQGTRILAATGSKALSRVLENMQPLINSSQGNFLVIYSEESPSANEDNITGKINDVIQNWKGYAFVFSKVVDVPTANKSQLAESFKQLGVAKLGLDNIFRCYKPGNDPFQCTSCSSGADVTPSCVANDAPTNQEQGVGEEQITTPPTGTDTGKEIAPSEGIVPGEGTAPGEGIAPGEGTAPGEGTAPGEGTAPGKGTAPGEGIAPGEGTAPGEGIAPGEGTAPGESIAPGEGTAPGEGTAPGEGTAPGEGIAPGEGTAPGKGTAPGVSRHGKGGKIRRQCKRRGGCKRRGRGRRGKGGKVRRQSKRKGGKRRGVRRRGRGGKIRRQRKRKGGKRRGVRRRGRGGKIGRQRKRKGGKRRGVRRRGRGGKIRRQRKRKGGKRRGVRRRGRGGKVKRRSMLKRGKRRRGGRRGKAGRVRTGRKQKRGGRGRGWGKPRGGRRSKGKGWGMGRSRGKRRGGGRSRSKRRGRRSWGLQ
- the LOC125886358 gene encoding translation initiation factor IF-2-like isoform X7, whose product is MAGLCWTAVVLALFLSTGRSSAAVDQNWLTSVIEGIKKEYDLGDTFSLTANIPQDQDINNLQQVFQGDPADTVKQTVSKGEVYQGTRILAATGSKALSRVLENMQPLINSSQGNFLVIYSEESPSANEDNITGKINDVIQNWKGYAFVFSKVVDVPTANKSQLAESFKQLGVAKLGLDNIFRCYKPGNDPFQCTSCSSGADVTPSCVANDAPTNQEQGVGEEQITTPPTGTDTGKEIAPSEGIVPGEGTAPGEGIAPGEGTAPGEGTAPGEGTAPGKGTAPGEGIAPGEGTAPGEGIAPGEGTAPGEGTAPGKGTAPGEGIAPGEGTAPGEGIAPGKGTAPGEGTAPGEGIAPGEGTAPGKGTAPGVSRHGKGGKIRRQCKRRGGCKRRGRGRRGKGGKVRRQSKRKGGKRRGVRRRGRGGKIRRQRKRKGGKRRGVRRRGRGGKIGRQRKRKGGKRRGVRRRGRGGKIRRQRKRKGGKRRGVRRRGRGGKVKRRSMLKRGKRRRGGRRGKAGRVRTGRKQKRGGRGRGWGKPRGGRRSKGKGWGMGRSRGKRRGGGRSRSKRRGRRSWGLQ
- the LOC125886358 gene encoding translation initiation factor IF-2-like isoform X15 — its product is MAGLCWTAVVLALFLSTGRSSAAVDQNWLTSVIEGIKKEYDLGDTFSLTANIPQDQDINNLQQVFQGDPADTVKQTVSKGEVYQGTRILAATGSKALSRVLENMQPLINSSQGNFLVIYSEESPSANEDNITGKINDVIQNWKGYAFVFSKVVDVPTANKSQLAESFKQLGVAKLGLDNIFRCYKPGNDPFQCTSCSSGADVTPSCVANDAPTNQEQGVGEEQITTPPTGTDTGKEIAPSEGIVPGEGTAPGEGIAPGEGTAPGEGTAPGEGTAPGEGTAPGEGIAPGEGTAPGEGTAPGKGTAPGEGIAPGEGTAPGEGIAPGKGTAPGEGTAPGEGIAPGEGTAPGKGTAPGVSRHGKGGKIRRQCKRRGGCKRRGRGRRGKGGKVRRQSKRKGGKRRGVRRRGRGGKIRRQRKRKGGKRRGVRRRGRGGKIGRQRKRKGGKRRGVRRRGRGGKIRRQRKRKGGKRRGVRRRGRGGKVKRRSMLKRGKRRRGGRRGKAGRVRTGRKQKRGGRGRGWGKPRGGRRSKGKGWGMGRSRGKRRGGGRSRSKRRGRRSWGLQ
- the LOC125886358 gene encoding translation initiation factor IF-2-like isoform X12, whose protein sequence is MAGLCWTAVVLALFLSTGRSSAAVDQNWLTSVIEGIKKEYDLGDTFSLTANIPQDQDINNLQQVFQGDPADTVKQTVSKGEVYQGTRILAATGSKALSRVLENMQPLINSSQGNFLVIYSEESPSANEDNITGKINDVIQNWKGYAFVFSKVVDVPTANKSQLAESFKQLGVAKLGLDNIFRCYKPGNDPFQCTSCSSGADVTPSCVANDAPTNQEQGVGEEQITTPPTGTDTGKEIAPSEGIVPGEGTAPGEGIAPGEGTAPGEGTAPGEGTAPGEGTAPGEGIAPGEGTAPGEGTAPGEGTAPGKGTAPGEGIAPGEGTAPGEGIAPGKGTAPGEGTAPGEGIAPGEGTAPGKGTAPGVSRHGKGGKIRRQCKRRGGCKRRGRGRRGKGGKVRRQSKRKGGKRRGVRRRGRGGKIRRQRKRKGGKRRGVRRRGRGGKIGRQRKRKGGKRRGVRRRGRGGKIRRQRKRKGGKRRGVRRRGRGGKVKRRSMLKRGKRRRGGRRGKAGRVRTGRKQKRGGRGRGWGKPRGGRRSKGKGWGMGRSRGKRRGGGRSRSKRRGRRSWGLQ